In one window of Camelus dromedarius isolate mCamDro1 chromosome 7, mCamDro1.pat, whole genome shotgun sequence DNA:
- the LSM5 gene encoding U6 snRNA-associated Sm-like protein LSm5, which produces MAANATTNPSQLLPLELVDKCIGSRIHIVMKSDKEIVGTLLGFDDFVNMVLEDVTEFEITPEGRRITKLDQILLNGNNITMLVPGGEGPEV; this is translated from the exons ATGGCGGCTAACGCTACCACTAACCCGTCGCAGCTGCTCCCTCTAG AACTTGTGGACAAGTGTATAGGATCAAGAATTCACATTGTGATGAAGAGTGATAAGGAGATTGTTGGCACACTTCTGGGATTTGATGACTTTGTCA ATATGGTGCTGGAAGATGTCACTGAATT TGAAATCACACCAGAAGGAAGAAGAATTACTAAATTAGATCAAATTTTGctaaatggaaataatataacAATG CTAGTTCCTGGAGGAGAAGGACCCGAAGTATGA